From the genome of Bombus pascuorum chromosome 2, iyBomPasc1.1, whole genome shotgun sequence, one region includes:
- the LOC132904539 gene encoding conserved oligomeric Golgi complex subunit 6, whose translation MSEKNTNTTLVRRVNKLLESRVEHDKDTLEALKELSTFFTENTLSSRRNLRSKIERRSLAINEDFLVAFREVKSSLDDIYQDVLAMNTAVQCMTNRLQATKTQTSQLIDQTAKLQNKSQTLSMQQEVANAFIKNFQLTSSEQSILHGSSKESPITEEFFSVVNRVQEIHSSCRILMQSGYQTLGLDIMQRMTLLQEAALERLYRWTQNQCKHIENERLAPLLIKAMNKLQDRPVLFKYILDEYCAARRTALVGSFIDALTLGEGYGSTPNPIEMHANDPKRYIGDMLAWLHQVIPVEKENILTLVKGCNKTDVSDQIKQSLSNITEGLCHPLKSRIENVISMDAPAAILYSVTTLLRFYQMIIQQVIPDSILDSTLKDLLILSEKSFLSRLQKQTRIALGERAEPPGNDLVPAPSVSRLLSLLNEILSVASIAEDREKDMLQIVSCIIDPLLQEVNETASRLPTVDMAVYLLNCMHQIQSTLALYEYMDQRLERLQAQSDAQIDTLTSEQASSLVAHLNLGPIYTILQGHEQGPLSSIPGMDPLSVKEFTNKLEAFLMMPDVLLLPQISLLQSSNHRSITQKRSFEVIGAIYKQLYEACHNPKNLYQNPNSLFSRTPEDLLQTLISV comes from the exons atgagTGAAAAAAATACTAATACTACGTTAGTTCGAAGGGTGAATAAATTACTTGAATCACGAGTAGAGCATGACAag GATACATTAGAAGCCTTAAAAGAATTATCCACATTCtttacagaaaatacattAAGTTCTCGTAGAAATTTGCGtagtaaaatagaaagaagaagtCTTGCAATAAACGAAGATTTTTTAGTCGCTTTTAGAGAAGTAAAATCTTCTTTAGATGACATATATCAAGATGTTTTAGCTATGAATACTGCAGTTCAATGTATGACAAATCGCTTACAAGCTACGAAAACACAGACATCACAGCTTATTGACCAAACTGCGAAACTTCAGAATAAGAG cCAAACTTTATCTATGCAACAAGAGGTTGCAAatgcatttattaaaaatttccaactaACTTCATCTGAACAAAGTATTTTACATGGTTCTAGCAAGGAATCACCTATTAcagaagaatttttttctgttgttAACCGTGTTCAG GAGATTCATAGCAGTTGTAGAATATTAATGCAATCAGGATATCAAACGTTAGGGCTAGATATTATGCAAAGAATGACATTGCTGCAAGAGGCAGCCCTTGAAAGACTATATAGATGGACACAGAATCAATGTAAACATATTGAAAATGAACGCTTAGCACCATTATTAATTAAAGCAATGAATAAATTGCAAGATAGACCAGTTTTATTTAA atatattttagaTGAATATTGTGCAGCTAGAAGAACTGCTTTAGTAGGTTCTTTTATCGATGCTTTAACATTGGGAGAAGGATATGGTAGTACACCTAATCCTATTGAAATGCATGCAAATGACCCTAAAAGATATATTGGTGATATGCTTGCTTGGCTTCATCAAGTTATTCCTgttgaaaaggaaaatattcttACTTTAGTAAAAGGCTGTAATAAAACAG ATGTATCAGACCAGATTAAACaatcattaagtaatatcacAGAAGGACTTTGTCATCCTTTAAAGTCAAGAATAGAAAATGTCATATCTATGGATGCACCAGCAGCaatattatattctgttaCAACTCTTCTTAGATTTTATCAGATGATAATTCAGCAAGTAATACCAGATAGTATTTTAGATTCAACATTGAAAGATTTACTAATATTAAGTGAAAAAAGTTTTCTAAGTAGACTTCAAAAGCAGACGCGTATTGCACTCGGTGAACGTGCAGAACCACCAGGAAATGACTTAGTACCTGCACCATCTGTTTCTAGATTACTGTCACTTCTTAACGAAATTCTTTCTGTAGCAAGTATTGCAGAAGATAGGGAGAAAGACATGCTACAG ATAGTATCATGCATTATTGACCCACTGTTACAAGAAGTTAATGAAACAGCATCAAGATTACCTACAGTAGACATGGctgtatatcttttaaattgtatGCATCAAATACAGTCTACTTTAGCACTGTATGAATATATGGATCAGAGATTAGAAAGATTACAG gCACAATCTGATGCACAAATTGACACTCTTACATCAGAACAAGCCAGTTCATTAGTGGCACATTTGAATCTTGGTCCAATTTACACTATTTTGCAAGGTCATGAACAAGGTCCATTGTCTTCCATTCCTGGAATGGATCCCCTAAGTGTAAAAGAATTTACT AACAAATTGGAAGCATTTTTAATGATGCCAGATGTATTATTGCTGCCACAAATAAGTTTGTTACAAAGTAGTAATCACCGTTCAATCACTCAAAAACGTTCCTTTGAAGTAATTGGAgcaatttataaacaattatacGAAGCATGTCATAATCCAAAGAATTTGTATCAAAATCCAAACAGTTTATTTTCAAGAACTCCTGAGGATCTTTTACAGACATTAATTTCAGTTTAA
- the LOC132904563 gene encoding sorting nexin-16: protein MSTSESGVGCISEVTLAISKARGSQSGTVRVLDSPDSDGSGHSNSFTVQRFNYPDNDNANSDILHPPLTSDDVRIPIVGYEVMEERARFTVYKLRVELKNGDCWFVFRRYTDFVRLLSQLRRQKIPVSQLSLPRKKWLGDNFAPSFLEERIRGLQAFVNGILSNPILIGTACVREFFCLDEPPALSDTAEESRAIFEALEDTIYHLRQQLRERDAALAAETALCNEFRKKLHKILSERQTCQKCGASQP, encoded by the exons ATGTCCACGTCAGAATCTGGTGTGGGATGTATTAGTGAAGTTACACTTGCAATTAGTAAAGCAAGGGGTTCTCAATCAGGCACTGTAAGAGTACTGGATAGTCCAGACTCTGATGGATCTGGGCATTCAAATTCATTTACTGTACAGCGGTTTAATTATCCTGATAATGATAATGCAAATTCCGATATTTTACATCCTCCACTAACTAGTGATGATGTAAGAATACCAATTGTTGGATATGAAGTTATGGAAGAGAGAGCTAGGTTTACG GTTTATAAATTACGagtggaattaaaaaatggagACTGTTGGTTTGTATTTAGAAGATACACAGATTTTGTTCGTTTACTATCACAATTAAGAAGGCAGAAAATTCCAGTTTCTCAATTAAGTTTACCAAGAAAAAAGTGGCTTGGTGATAATTTTGCTCCAAGTTTCCTAGAAGAAAGAATACGGGGTCTTCAAGCATTTGTTAATGGAATATTAAGCAATCCTATTCTCATAGGAACTGCATGTGTCAGAGAATTCTTCTGTTTGGATGAGCCACCTGCTTTATCTGACACAGCAGAAGAATCTAGA GCAATTTTTGAAGCATTAGAAGATACTATATATCATTTAAGACAGCAATTAAGAGAAAGAGATGCTGCACTTGCAGCCGAAACAGCTTTATGCAATGAATTTCGGAAaaagttacataaaatattgag TGAAAGACAAACCTGTCAAAAATGTGGTGCATCTCAGCCATAA
- the LOC132904544 gene encoding b(0,+)-type amino acid transporter 1-like, whose translation MGQVEEEGNERIALKRELGLFSAVSIIVAVMIGSGIFVSPTSALERSGSVGFCLIVWTTCGFLSLLGALAFAELSTVVPRSGAEYAYFIEAFSPLHRYAGQIPAFICSWVYVLLLRPAEVAVVMLTFAEYSVQPFSGYLSNLPDESMLKLKKLIAILALGLITYINLTSVKLYVKVQNIFTVCKVVACIFVISGGIWWLCTGHTELLKKPFDGTTDSPGNVVLAFYSGLWAYDGWTSAAVVTEEIQKPEVNILRSILIAVPLITVLYVSMNLMYMAALTIPEMVSAPAVAVLWAEKVLPSWLSFVIPLGVALSTFGCSLSIQFGVSRLCYVAGSEGHVPRVFSYVHIAKMTPSAAVAFQGLLTLFCMLLGDIIALIEFASFLTWVFYGLAMLSLIIMRRTKPNASRPYAVPILIPWLVLLVSIFLAVTPIVHEPSPKYLFALLFILSGIGIYHMYVYKKVRSILAMRITYLIQVLCLVVAPDKEN comes from the exons ATGGGACAAGTCgaggaagaaggaaatgaAAGAATTGCGCTAAAACGAGAGCTAGGTCTTTTTAGCGCAGTAAGCATCATCGTGGCTGTTATGATCG GTTCTGGAATTTTCGTGTCTCCAACCAGTGCTCTCGAAAGATCAGGATCCGTTGGATTTTGTCTAATTGTATGGACTACTTGTGGCTTTCTGTCTTTACTAGGAGCTCTCGCATTCGCCGAATTAAGTACAGTCGTACCACGATCTGGAGCTgaatatgcatattttatcGAAGCTTTTTCACCCTTGCATCGATATGCCGGACAGATACCAGCTTTTATATGTTCTTGGGTTTACGTATTACTACTACGACCAGCAGAAGTGGCGGTAGTTATGTTGACATTCGCTGAGTATAGCGTACAACCGTTCTCCGGATATTTAAGCAATCTTCCTGATGAATCAATGCTTAAATTGAAAAAGCTCATAGCAATCTTAGCTCTCGGATTGATTACATATATCAATTTAACCAGCGTAAAATTATACGTGAAagttcaaaatatattcaccGTATGCAAAGTAGTTGCGTGCATTTTCGTAATCAGTGGTGGAATATGGTGGTTATGCACCGGTCATACGGAATTACTGAAAAAGCCGTTTGATGGTACTACTGATTCGCCTGGTAACGTGGTGTTAGCATTTTACAGTGGATTATGGGCTTACGACGGGTGGACTTCCGCTGCGGTCGTTACGGAAGAGATCCAGAAACCGGAAGTTAATATTCTTAGGAGTATTCTAATTGCGGTTCCCTTGATTACCGTTTTATATGTTTCGATGAATTTAATGTACATGGCTGCCTTAACGATACCGGAAATGGTAAGCGCACCAGCTGTAGCAGTTCTCTGGGCGGAAAAAGTTCTGCCCTCCTGGTTGAGCTTTGTAATACCTCTGGGTGTTGCTTTATCTACTTTTGGATGCAGTCTTAGTATTCAATTTGGAGTATCCAGACTCTGCTACGTAGCCGGAAGTGAAGGTCACGTACCCAGAGTCTTTAGCTATGTGCATATTGCGAAAATGACTCCATCTGCAGCAGTAGCGTTTCAAGGATTGCTTACGTTATTTTGTATGCTTTTGGGAGACATTATCGCACTTATCGAATTCGCAAGTTTCTTGACGTGGGTATTTTATGGACTTGCGATGTTGTCGTTAATAATTATGCGACGAACGAAGCCAAATGCATCCAGACCGTACGCAGTACCAATTCTGATACCATGGCTGGTATTGCTCGTTTCTATCTTCCTGGCTGTAACACCGATCGTACACGAACCCTCACCCAAATACCTGTTCGCATTGCTGTTTATTCTTAGTGGTATTGGTATCTATCATATGTACGTGTACAAGAAAGTTAGAAGTATTTTGGCAA TGAGAATCACATACTTGATCCAAGTATTATGTCTAGTTGTTGCTCCAGATAAAGAAAACTGA